Proteins encoded by one window of Labrus bergylta chromosome 2, fLabBer1.1, whole genome shotgun sequence:
- the npy8br gene encoding neuropeptide Y receptor Y8b, with protein sequence MELQHSTNHNQALWKEIPLDFNEDCSLSVSGTTFLIIAYSTVMAVGLIGNSCLVFVITRHKEMQNVTNIFIANLSCSDILMCIVCLPVTIIYTLMDHWILGDVLCKLTPFIQCISVTVSIFSLVLIAMERYQLIVHPTGWKPVVGQSYLAVAVTWIVACLISVPFLSYSVLTLPFQNLSIPFPVGDHLVCMERWPSVEERRAYTTSLLVFQYFLPLLLIMVCYLHVYLRLRRRKDMVDRGRNATQKKNKGSMRINAMLVSIVVAFAISWLPLNVFNTVFDWNHEAIPSCGHDVIFSFCHLAAMASTCVNPIIYGFLNSNFQKQLKSTLLRCRCWGVVERYESVPLSTVSTEVTKGSTLSNGSISINT encoded by the coding sequence ATGGAGCTGCAACACAGCACCAACCACAACCAAGCCTTGTGGAAAGAGATACCTTTGGATTTTAACGAGGACTGCTCGCTCTCTGTGAGCGGCACTACTTTCCTCATCATCGCCTACAGCACGGTGATGGCGGTGGGTCTCATTGGGAACTCTTGCCTGGTGTTTGTCATCACACGTCACAAAGAGATGCAGAATGTCACCAACATCTTCATCGCCAACCTGTCGTGTTCTGACATCCTCATGTGCATCGTGTGCCTACCTGTCACCATTATCTACACCCTGATGGACCACTGGATCCTTGGAGATGTCCTCTGTAAGCTAACACCCTTCATCCAGTGCATTTCTGTTACTGTCTCCATCTTCTCCCTTGTCCTAATCGCCATGGAGCGCTACCAGCTCATCGTCCACCCAACTGGATGGAAGCCTGTGGTGGGTCAGTCCTACCTGGCTGTTGCTGTCACCTGGATCGTGGCCTGCCTAATCTCAGTGCCTTTCCTCTCCTACAGCGTCCTCACCTTGCCTTTCCAGAACCTGAGCATCCCCTTCCCAGTTGGTGACCATCTTGTCTGCATGGAGCGGTGGCCTTCAGTTGAAGAGCGGCGAGCTTACACCACCTCCCTCCTTGTCTTCCAGTACTTTctacctctcctcctcatcatgGTCTGCTACCTGCATGTCTACCTGcgcctgaggaggaggaaggacatGGTGGATCGCGGCAGAAATGctacccaaaaaaaaaacaagggctCCATGAGGATCAACGCCATGTTAGTTTCCATAGTGGTGGCATTCGCCATCTCCTGGCTCCCTCTCAATGTCTTCAACACGGTATTTGACTGGAACCATGAGGCCATTCCATCCTGTGGTCATGACGTCATCTTCTCATTCTGCCACCTTGCGGCAATGGCCTCGACCTGCGTCAACCCCATTATTTACGGCTTCCTCAACAGCAATTTCCAGAAGCAGCTGAAGTCTACCCTGTTGCGCTGTCGCTGCTGGGGTGTGGTGGAGAGGTACGAAAGCGTCCCGCTCTCCACTGTCAGCACAGAGGTCACCAAGGGCTCAACCCTTAGCAATGGCTCTATCAGCATCAATACTTAG
- the klhl22 gene encoding kelch-like protein 22 isoform X2, whose translation MKPKHQYSAMAEDGEQSPGRPGRQVYRSPAHFRSLLDGLLALRQGGILFDVVLLVEGRPIQAHRILLAASCDYFRGMFAGGLRESQQKEIPIHGVSYIAMKKILDYIYTSQIELDLECVQEVLIAATLVQLEIVIGFCCDFLFSWLDESNILEVHHLADVYGLQQLNARVHSYMLRNIQTLSRTDMYRKLPHDQVFRALSSDELQVTSENEVYEAALHYHYTPEQVETDQVYLQDNLKMLDAVRFCLIEKQVLQRLYGRLNQCPLKDSVSAALRYHEQEIWQPVMQSPLTQPRSTFNCILGFGGMFTSNSLTDSEHLFQVFHPSWREWRTLTAAHAPRMSNQGIAVLNNFVYLIGGDKNTSGFRAETRCWRYDPRHNSWCSIQPLQQQRADHCVCVLGGHIYAIGGRDYSNELDTVEQYDPRTNKWEFVSPLKREVYAHAGIVLDGKMYITCGRRGGAYLRETYCFDPVAIHWTACAEGPVERAWHGMAAVNGRIYVIGGSNDKCQYRRDVLKVACFDPEVNSWSLMTPLPAGHGEPGVAVLENKIYVLGGRSHDKGNRMKYVHVYNSDTDEWEFDADFKERVSGLAACVVLMPPALIAQARSWEQRTKASWEEVDMDNSEDSNED comes from the exons ATGAAGCCTAAACATCAGTACTCTGCCATGGCTGAGGATGGAGAGCAGAGTCCAGGCCGCCCGGGCCGACAGGTCTACAGAAGTCCAGCCCATTTCCGCAGCCTGCTGGACGGCCTGCTGGCTCTCAGACAGGGTGGCATCCTGTTTGATGTGGTGCTGCTGGTAGAGGGGCGACCCATCCAAGCCCACCGTATACTCCTGGCAGCCTCTTGCGACTATTTTAG GGGAATGTTTGCTGGAGGCCTCCGCGAGTCACAGCAGAAGGAAATCCCAATCCATGGAGTATCTTACATCGCCATGAAGAAAATACTGGACTACATCTACACTTCACAGATTGAGTTAGACCTGGAGTGTGTGCAGGAGGTCCTGATAGCCGCCACACTTGTACAG ctTGAGATCGTCATTGGCTTCTGCTGTGATTTCCTCTTCTCCTGGCTGGACGAGAGCAACATTTTAGAGGTTCATCATCTAGCCGATGTCTACGGACTGCAGCAGCTGAATGCCAGGGTCCACTCCTACATGCTTAGGAACATCCAGACTTTGTCTCGAACCGACATGTACAGGAAACTCCCCCACGATCAGGTCTTCAGGGCGCTGAGCAGCGACGAGCTTCAGGTGACCAGTGAGAACGAGGTGTATGAGGCGGCGCTTCACTACCACTACACTCCTGAGCAGGTGGAAACTGACCAGGTGTACTTGCAG GACAATCTGAAGATGCTCGATGCTGTCCGTTTCTGCCTCATTGAGAAACAAGTGTTGCAGAGGCTCTACGGCAGACTGAACCAGTGCCCCCTGAAGGATTCTGTGTCTGCGGCATTGCGGTACCACGAGCAGGAGATTTGGCAGCCCGTTATGCAAAGTCCTCTCACTCAGCCTCGCTCCACTTTCAACTGTATCCTGGGCTTTGGGGGGATGTTCACCTCCAACTCCctcacagacagtgaacacTTGTTTCAGGTGTTCCACCCGAGCTGGAGGGAGTGGAGGACGCTCACTGCAGCTCACGCCCCACGAATGTCCAACCAGGGCATCGCTGTGCTCAACAACTTTGTCTATCTCATCGGAGGAGACAAGAACACCAGCGGCTTTCGTGCAGAGACTCGCTGCTGGAG ATACGACCCTCGTCACAACAGCTGGTGCTCCATCCAGCcgctgcagcagcagcgtgctgatcactgtgtgtgtgtgttgggcgGACATATTTATGCGATTGGAGGACGAGACTACAGCAACGAGCTGGACACAGTGGAGCAATATGACCCACGCACCAACAAGTGGGAGTTTGTGTCTCCTCTaaagagagag GTGTATGCCCACGCTGGAATCGTGCTGGACGGGAAGATGTACATCACTTGTGGGCGCAGAGGGGGGGCATACCTCAGGGAGACGTACTGTTTCGACCCCGTGGCCATTCACTGGACAGCATGTGCAGAGGGGCCGGTGGAACgggcatggcatggcatggctGCAGTCAATGGACGTATTTATGTGATCGGTGGAAGCAATGATAAGTGTCAATATCGGCGAGATGTCCTCAAG GTGGCCTGTTTTGACCCAGAAGTGAACTCCTGGTCTTTAATGACCCCCCTTCCTGCTGGACATGGAGAACCAGGTGTAGCCGTGCTGGAGAATAAAATCTACGTCCTCGGAGGACGCTCTCATGACAAAGGCAACAGGATGAAATACGTCCACGTGTACAACAGCGACACAGACGAGTGGGAATTTGACGCTGACTTTAAGGAGCGAGTCTCTGGCCTGGCAGCCTGCGTGGTGCTCATGCCCCCGGCTCTGATCGCACAGGCCAGGAGCTGGGAGCAGCGCACCAAGGCATCATGGGAAGAAGTGGACATGGACAACTCAGAGGACTCGAATGAGGACTGA
- the klhl22 gene encoding kelch-like protein 22 isoform X1, with product MKPKHQYSAMAEDGEQSPGRPGRQVYRSPAHFRSLLDGLLALRQGGILFDVVLLVEGRPIQAHRILLAASCDYFRGMFAGGLRESQQKEIPIHGVSYIAMKKILDYIYTSQIELDLECVQEVLIAATLVQLEIVIGFCCDFLFSWLDESNILEVHHLADVYGLQQLNARVHSYMLRNIQTLSRTDMYRKLPHDQVFRALSSDELQVTSENEVYEAALHYHYTPEQVETDQVYLQVSCKDNLKMLDAVRFCLIEKQVLQRLYGRLNQCPLKDSVSAALRYHEQEIWQPVMQSPLTQPRSTFNCILGFGGMFTSNSLTDSEHLFQVFHPSWREWRTLTAAHAPRMSNQGIAVLNNFVYLIGGDKNTSGFRAETRCWRYDPRHNSWCSIQPLQQQRADHCVCVLGGHIYAIGGRDYSNELDTVEQYDPRTNKWEFVSPLKREVYAHAGIVLDGKMYITCGRRGGAYLRETYCFDPVAIHWTACAEGPVERAWHGMAAVNGRIYVIGGSNDKCQYRRDVLKVACFDPEVNSWSLMTPLPAGHGEPGVAVLENKIYVLGGRSHDKGNRMKYVHVYNSDTDEWEFDADFKERVSGLAACVVLMPPALIAQARSWEQRTKASWEEVDMDNSEDSNED from the exons ATGAAGCCTAAACATCAGTACTCTGCCATGGCTGAGGATGGAGAGCAGAGTCCAGGCCGCCCGGGCCGACAGGTCTACAGAAGTCCAGCCCATTTCCGCAGCCTGCTGGACGGCCTGCTGGCTCTCAGACAGGGTGGCATCCTGTTTGATGTGGTGCTGCTGGTAGAGGGGCGACCCATCCAAGCCCACCGTATACTCCTGGCAGCCTCTTGCGACTATTTTAG GGGAATGTTTGCTGGAGGCCTCCGCGAGTCACAGCAGAAGGAAATCCCAATCCATGGAGTATCTTACATCGCCATGAAGAAAATACTGGACTACATCTACACTTCACAGATTGAGTTAGACCTGGAGTGTGTGCAGGAGGTCCTGATAGCCGCCACACTTGTACAG ctTGAGATCGTCATTGGCTTCTGCTGTGATTTCCTCTTCTCCTGGCTGGACGAGAGCAACATTTTAGAGGTTCATCATCTAGCCGATGTCTACGGACTGCAGCAGCTGAATGCCAGGGTCCACTCCTACATGCTTAGGAACATCCAGACTTTGTCTCGAACCGACATGTACAGGAAACTCCCCCACGATCAGGTCTTCAGGGCGCTGAGCAGCGACGAGCTTCAGGTGACCAGTGAGAACGAGGTGTATGAGGCGGCGCTTCACTACCACTACACTCCTGAGCAGGTGGAAACTGACCAGGTGTACTTGCAGGTCAGTTGCAAG GACAATCTGAAGATGCTCGATGCTGTCCGTTTCTGCCTCATTGAGAAACAAGTGTTGCAGAGGCTCTACGGCAGACTGAACCAGTGCCCCCTGAAGGATTCTGTGTCTGCGGCATTGCGGTACCACGAGCAGGAGATTTGGCAGCCCGTTATGCAAAGTCCTCTCACTCAGCCTCGCTCCACTTTCAACTGTATCCTGGGCTTTGGGGGGATGTTCACCTCCAACTCCctcacagacagtgaacacTTGTTTCAGGTGTTCCACCCGAGCTGGAGGGAGTGGAGGACGCTCACTGCAGCTCACGCCCCACGAATGTCCAACCAGGGCATCGCTGTGCTCAACAACTTTGTCTATCTCATCGGAGGAGACAAGAACACCAGCGGCTTTCGTGCAGAGACTCGCTGCTGGAG ATACGACCCTCGTCACAACAGCTGGTGCTCCATCCAGCcgctgcagcagcagcgtgctgatcactgtgtgtgtgtgttgggcgGACATATTTATGCGATTGGAGGACGAGACTACAGCAACGAGCTGGACACAGTGGAGCAATATGACCCACGCACCAACAAGTGGGAGTTTGTGTCTCCTCTaaagagagag GTGTATGCCCACGCTGGAATCGTGCTGGACGGGAAGATGTACATCACTTGTGGGCGCAGAGGGGGGGCATACCTCAGGGAGACGTACTGTTTCGACCCCGTGGCCATTCACTGGACAGCATGTGCAGAGGGGCCGGTGGAACgggcatggcatggcatggctGCAGTCAATGGACGTATTTATGTGATCGGTGGAAGCAATGATAAGTGTCAATATCGGCGAGATGTCCTCAAG GTGGCCTGTTTTGACCCAGAAGTGAACTCCTGGTCTTTAATGACCCCCCTTCCTGCTGGACATGGAGAACCAGGTGTAGCCGTGCTGGAGAATAAAATCTACGTCCTCGGAGGACGCTCTCATGACAAAGGCAACAGGATGAAATACGTCCACGTGTACAACAGCGACACAGACGAGTGGGAATTTGACGCTGACTTTAAGGAGCGAGTCTCTGGCCTGGCAGCCTGCGTGGTGCTCATGCCCCCGGCTCTGATCGCACAGGCCAGGAGCTGGGAGCAGCGCACCAAGGCATCATGGGAAGAAGTGGACATGGACAACTCAGAGGACTCGAATGAGGACTGA
- the tbx16 gene encoding T-box transcription factor 16 codes for MKQEYQEKNQIHCKLNRSCSLLDLKPNFSGPPPAGPDPYLQGNIRLTLEDPDLWKTFHGIGTEMIITKPGRRMFPHCKVNLSGLIPCAKYILLVDMVPEDGFRYKWNKEKWEVAGKAEPQPPCRTYLHPDSPAPGSHWMKQSVSFLKLKLTNNTLDQHGHIILHSMHRYHPRFHLVQADDLFSVRWSVFQTFSFPETSFTAVTAYQNTKITKLKIDHNPFAKGFREEGTNKKRRANKNPAALEKRAKMSDTLNQDSEEDSPPDFCRSSYEGYDAEEGDLPKRKEGDAVKEERYSPWAAEREHSVRTESPAGADHRDMYNTEQLVPAPASYQPYRFHEYGKSPSPSSSVGSSSSGSIRSSFESRVPDVATVPDHDSSKPRTQEAGPSSCGPQHLPAPQDYTGVLNMSMTPTNKPGVISHHIYSPYGAEQSLGQWNGPGPAQYPPPHHLTAEYPTQAVHHGYHHGNVAEWSQYPLFSYSCW; via the exons atgAAGCAGGAATACCAGGAG AAGAATCAAATTCATTGTAAGCTCAATCGGTCTTGTTCCCTTCTAGACTTGAAGCCAAACTTCAGCGGCCCTCCTCCTGCTGGACCCGACCCTTATCTCCAGGGTAACATCAGGTTGACTCTGGAGGACCCTGACCTCTGGAAGACCTTCCATGGAATAGGAACCGAGATGATAATCACCAAACCGGGCAG GAGGATGTTCCCACACTGTAAAGTGAATCTCTCCGGCCTCATCCCATGTGCAAAGTACATCTTACTGGTGGACATGGTGCCTGAGGATGGTTTCAGGTACAAG TGGAATAAAGAGAAATGGGAGGTGGCAGGGAAAGCGGAGCCACAGCCTCCCTGTAGGACCTACCTCCACCCGGACTCTCCGGCCCCGGGGAGCCACTGGATGAAGCAGTCAGTGTCCTTCCTCAAGCTGAAGCTCACCAACAACACACTGGACCAGCATGGACAT ATTATTTTGCACTCCATGCATCGCTACCACCCGCGCTTCCACCTCGTCCAGGCAGACGACCTGTTCAGCGTCCGCTGGAGTGTTTTTCAGACCTTCTCCTTCCCAGAGACTTCTTTCACAGCAGTCACAGCCTACCAGAACACCAAG ATCACAAAACTGAAGATCGACCACAACCCGTTCGCAAAAGGTTTCAGGGAGGAAGGCACAAACAAGAAAAG ACGTGCAAACAAGAACCCCGCCGCCCTCGAGAAACGAGCCAAGATGTCTGACACTTTGAACCAGGACTCGGAGGAGGACAGTCCACCAG ATTTCTGCCGTTCATCGTATGAGGGTTATGACGCAGAAGAAGGCGACCTCCCCAAAAGGAAAGAGGGTGACGCGGTCAAAGAGGAGCGTTACTCGCCCTGGGCTGCAGAGAGGGAGCACAGTGTGAGGACCGAGTCTCCTGCTGGAGCCGACCACAGAGACATGTACAACACGGAGCAGCTGGTTCCTGCTCCTGCTTCCTACCAGCCGTACAG GTTCCACGAGTACGGAAAATCTCCCTCTCCGTCCTCGAGCGTGGGCAGTAGCAGTAGCGGATCAATACGCAGCAGCTTTGAGTCCAGAGTTCCTGATGTCGCCACCGTTCCCGACCACGACTCCTCAAAGCCGCGCACGCAGGAGGCTGGCCCTTCATCTTGTGGCCCCCAGCACCTCCCGGCCCCCCAGGACTACACGGGGGTTCTCAACATGAGCATGACCCCGACAAATAAACCTGGAGTGATCAGCCACCACATCTACAGCCCGTACGGAGCTGAACAGTCGCTGGGCCAGTGGAATGGCCCTGGACCCGCCCAGTACCCCCCACCTCACCACCTGACCGCCGAATACCCCACACAGGCTGTGCATCATGGCTATCACCATGGCAACGTGGCTGAGTGGAGCCAGTACCCACTGTTCTCGTATTCCTGCTGGTGA